The following are from one region of the Rhipicephalus microplus isolate Deutch F79 chromosome 1, USDA_Rmic, whole genome shotgun sequence genome:
- the LOC119166813 gene encoding uncharacterized protein LOC119166813 isoform X3 encodes MCHGCRCAEVVFGCALNNNLRSIHTCTNKSSNAVIMYQLPKRKKRGPYKRYINHGSDFVLPRSTERGCQQREVPMDTSSSDDEAAGQASVSTDINGILRTDTLSSEDEQETSSDACSTAASRVTSAPVSPTTPELQATNDRPQHANPMVSHDTLLNDEELSMSDEDGSEQHDPGELPSEDDMVGPSEVAKITQTWLMSLTAGGSLSLFRHWKCRIYER; translated from the exons ATGTGCCATGGTTGCCGTTGTGCTGAAGTGGTGTTCGGTTGTGCGCTCAACAACAATCTGAGGAGCATCCACACGTGCACCAACAAATCGTCTAATGCGGTCATAATGTATCAACTTccaaagagaaagaagagaggcCCATATAAACGATATATCAACCATGGATCGGACTTTGTGCTACCGAGAAGTACTGAGAGGGGTTGCCAACAGCGT GAGGTGCCTATGGACACATCCTCGTCTGATGATGAAGCAGCAGGACAAGCTTCAGTCTCGACAGATATAAATGGCATACTTCGAACTGATACGTTGAGTAGTGAGGATGAACAG GAAACTTCAAGCGATGCTTGTAGCACAGCAGCCTCCAGGGTGACATCTGCTCCGGTCAGTCCCACTACTCCAGAACTGCAAGCAACCAATGATAGGCCACAGCATGCCAACCCGATGGTTTCCCATGACACATTGCTAAATGATGAAGAG CTGTCCATGTCTGATGAGGATGGTTCAGAGCAACATGATCCTGGAGAGCTGCCTTCAGAAGATGACATGGTAGGTCCATCGGAAGTTGCAAAAATTACACAAACATGGCTGATGTCATTAACTGCTGGGGGATCACTTAGCTTGTTTAGGCATTGGAAATGCAGAATTTATGAACGGTAA
- the LOC119166813 gene encoding uncharacterized protein LOC119166813 isoform X1 — MCHGCRCAEVVFGCALNNNLRSIHTCTNKSSNAVIMYQLPKRKKRGPYKRYINHGSDFVLPRSTERGCQQREVPMDTSSSDDEAAGQASVSTDINGILRTDTLSSEDEQETSSDACSTAASRVTSAPVSPTTPELQATNDRPQHANPMVSHDTLLNDEELSMSDEDGSEQHDPGELPSEDDMQQMPNSPTGPSHGGKSQFGELFTDVITERVVLSRGDILLMVLKHAVKNNLSFTGLTSMLDLINRIFEHPILPDSRYQLSKLLSKTGTTMTYYCFCPKCFTHIENAETNASFQCIQCGHRTSVSSLSDMPFFVTLDVESQLQRLLKDCALLDLTKPLHHDGSLGDLCDGEMYHKFAASTQQCGPRITFTLNADGTPLFKSSGTSIWPIQLIVNEIPAEQRMSKLVLAALWFWKEKPNMELFQNTFVKEMSHLSENGFVLERKGQLQTYKAYCICCAVDSVARAPMQGVTQFNGYFGCNWCLQKGERAGGSTKYPVQPLNPTERTESQMVEDMMTAVREGVTVNGVKTASPLIGLPYFNIVSGFVPDYMHCILLGVARQFLDLWFESSGYAYSLSRKQNMVDERLLAIRPPRDVKRLPRATKERRWWKAKELENWILYYSIPVLHGILERRYLEHWACLVEALHIMLQRSIETAEVNRAEKLLLEFHVRSEMLFGKAFMTYNMHQLTHIVKSIHDWGPLWAHSAFPFESGNGSLKEAIKAANGIPHQLCRVLQIENTVMELQDLTASPSVVLYCNSFDAKVTHKSKSSSDGTRFFGSGSCIPPACSSPEQEILPPSVKYRRMMVNGSILTDCLYASKKKTNTSVVQLLDGSFAIIEKIISSGDNTCICVWKLRCRPVKYDLVTVNHVHKVLFKQSPTVIIQPLEIRSVSVLINVENVSYVCAPPSTLSL, encoded by the exons ATGTGCCATGGTTGCCGTTGTGCTGAAGTGGTGTTCGGTTGTGCGCTCAACAACAATCTGAGGAGCATCCACACGTGCACCAACAAATCGTCTAATGCGGTCATAATGTATCAACTTccaaagagaaagaagagaggcCCATATAAACGATATATCAACCATGGATCGGACTTTGTGCTACCGAGAAGTACTGAGAGGGGTTGCCAACAGCGT GAGGTGCCTATGGACACATCCTCGTCTGATGATGAAGCAGCAGGACAAGCTTCAGTCTCGACAGATATAAATGGCATACTTCGAACTGATACGTTGAGTAGTGAGGATGAACAG GAAACTTCAAGCGATGCTTGTAGCACAGCAGCCTCCAGGGTGACATCTGCTCCGGTCAGTCCCACTACTCCAGAACTGCAAGCAACCAATGATAGGCCACAGCATGCCAACCCGATGGTTTCCCATGACACATTGCTAAATGATGAAGAG CTGTCCATGTCTGATGAGGATGGTTCAGAGCAACATGATCCTGGAGAGCTGCCTTCAGAAGATGACATG CAGCAAATGCCTAACAGTCCCACGGGGCCGAGTCATGGTGGCAAGTCGCAGTTTGGAGAGTTATTTACTGATGTTATCACTGAAAGAGTGGTTTTGTCCAGAGGTGACATTCTCCTCATGGTGCTGAAGCACGCTGTGAAAAATAATTTGTCATTCACTGGGCTGACCAGCATGTTGGACCTTATTAACAGAATTTTCGAACATCCAATATTGCCTGATTCACGGTACCAGCTCTCCAAACTTTTGAGCAAAACTGGCACAACCATGACATATTATTGTTTTTGCCCCAAATGCTTCACACATATAGAAAATGCTGAAACAAATGCCTCTTTTCAGTGCATACAGTGTGGGCACAGAACGAGTGTTTCCAGTCTATCTGATATGCCTTTTTTTGTGACTCTTGATGTGGAATCACAGTTGCAAAGATTGTTGAAAGACTGTGCACTCCTTGACCTAACAAAGCCACTTCACCATGATGGCTCACTGGGTGATCTATGTGATGGTGAAATGTACCACAAATTCGCAGCTTCAACACAGCAGTGTGGGCCCAGAATCACCTTCACCCTAAATGCCGATGGCACACCGCTGTTCAAATCAAGTGGCACGTCCATTTGGCCTATTCAGTTAATTGTTAATGAGATCCCAGCTGAACAGAGAATGTCAAAACTCGTCCTTGCGGCATTGTGGTTTTGGAAGGAGAAACCAAATATGGAGCTTTTTCAGAACACATTTGTAAAGGAAATGAGCCACCTCAGTGAAAATGGCTTTGTGTTGGAGCGGAAGGGTCAACTGCAGACATACAAAGCTTATTGCATTTGTTGTGCAGTTGACTCTGTTGCCAGGGCACCTATGCAAGGTGTCACACAATTTAATGGTTATTTCGGATGTAACTGGTGTCTGCAGAAAGGTGAACGAGCTGGTGGTTCTACTAAGTACCCTGTTCAACCATTGAACCCCACTGAGCGCACTGAAAGCCAGATGGTCGAAGATATGATGACTGCAGTTAGGGAAGGTGTGACTGTTAATGGTGTTAAAACAGCATCTCCGTTGATCGGCCTGCCCTATTTTAATATCGTATCAGGCTTTGTCCCTGACTACATGCACTGTATTTTACTCGGTGTAGCACGGCAGTTTTTAGACTTGTGGTTTGAGTCATCAGGTTATGCCTACTCCCTCAGTCGCAAGCAAAACATGGTCGATGAGAGGCTTTTGGCTATCAGGCCACCGAGAGACGTGAAAAGATTGCCGCGAGCAACAAAAGAGCGGAGATGGTGGAAAGCTAAAGAGCTGGAGAATTGGATACTATATTACAGCATCCCAGTGCTCCATGGTATTCTGGAGAGAAGATACCTTGAGCATTGGGCATGCTTGGTGGAAGCTTTACATATTATGCTGCAGCGCAGTATCGAAACTGCTGAAGTTAACAGAGCAGAGAAACTCTTGTTAGAGTTTCATGTGCGCTCAGAAATGCTTTTTGGAAAAGCTTTCATGACATATAACATGCACCAGCTGACACATATTGTCAAGAGTATCCACGACTGGGGACCCCTGTGGGCACATTCCGCATTTCCATTTGAATCGGGAAATGGGAGCCTCAAAGAGGCCATCAAAGCTGCAAATGGAATTCCACACCAGCTGTGTAGAGTTCTGCAGATTGAAAACACTGTAATGGAGCTGCAGGATCTGACTGCCAGCCCTAGCGTGGTGCTGTATTGCAATTCTTTTGATGCCAAGGTCACTCACAAAAGCAAAAGCAGCAGTGATGGCACCCGTTTTTTTGGAAGTGGTTCTTGTATTCCACCAGCCTGTTCATCACCTGAGCAAGAAATTCTGCCACCCTCTGTAAAGTACAGAAGAATGATGGTAAACGGTTCAATCCTGACAGACTGCTTGTACGCGTCAAAGAAAAAGACTAATACTTCAGTTGTTCAACTCTTGGATGGATCATTTGCCATTATTGAAAAGATCATTTCAAGTGGTGATAACACATGCATATGTGTCTGGAAACTTCGGTGCCGACCAGTAAAGTATGACTTGGTGACCGTTAACCATGTGCACAAAGTGTTATTCAAACAGTCTCCTACAGTAATTATTCAGCCTCTAGAAATAAGAAGTGTTAGTGTATTAATCAATGTGGAAAATGTTTCATATGTATGTGCACCTCCCAGCACTCTTTCTCTGTAG
- the LOC119166813 gene encoding uncharacterized protein LOC119166813 isoform X2, giving the protein MCHGCRCAEVVFGCALNNNLRSIHTCTNKSSNAVIMYQLPKRKKRGPYKRYINHGSDFVLPRSTERGCQQREVPMDTSSSDDEAAGQASVSTDINGILRTDTLSSEDEQETSSDACSTAASRVTSAPVSPTTPELQATNDRPQHANPMVSHDTLLNDEELSMSDEDGSEQHDPGELPSEDDMQMPNSPTGPSHGGKSQFGELFTDVITERVVLSRGDILLMVLKHAVKNNLSFTGLTSMLDLINRIFEHPILPDSRYQLSKLLSKTGTTMTYYCFCPKCFTHIENAETNASFQCIQCGHRTSVSSLSDMPFFVTLDVESQLQRLLKDCALLDLTKPLHHDGSLGDLCDGEMYHKFAASTQQCGPRITFTLNADGTPLFKSSGTSIWPIQLIVNEIPAEQRMSKLVLAALWFWKEKPNMELFQNTFVKEMSHLSENGFVLERKGQLQTYKAYCICCAVDSVARAPMQGVTQFNGYFGCNWCLQKGERAGGSTKYPVQPLNPTERTESQMVEDMMTAVREGVTVNGVKTASPLIGLPYFNIVSGFVPDYMHCILLGVARQFLDLWFESSGYAYSLSRKQNMVDERLLAIRPPRDVKRLPRATKERRWWKAKELENWILYYSIPVLHGILERRYLEHWACLVEALHIMLQRSIETAEVNRAEKLLLEFHVRSEMLFGKAFMTYNMHQLTHIVKSIHDWGPLWAHSAFPFESGNGSLKEAIKAANGIPHQLCRVLQIENTVMELQDLTASPSVVLYCNSFDAKVTHKSKSSSDGTRFFGSGSCIPPACSSPEQEILPPSVKYRRMMVNGSILTDCLYASKKKTNTSVVQLLDGSFAIIEKIISSGDNTCICVWKLRCRPVKYDLVTVNHVHKVLFKQSPTVIIQPLEIRSVSVLINVENVSYVCAPPSTLSL; this is encoded by the exons ATGTGCCATGGTTGCCGTTGTGCTGAAGTGGTGTTCGGTTGTGCGCTCAACAACAATCTGAGGAGCATCCACACGTGCACCAACAAATCGTCTAATGCGGTCATAATGTATCAACTTccaaagagaaagaagagaggcCCATATAAACGATATATCAACCATGGATCGGACTTTGTGCTACCGAGAAGTACTGAGAGGGGTTGCCAACAGCGT GAGGTGCCTATGGACACATCCTCGTCTGATGATGAAGCAGCAGGACAAGCTTCAGTCTCGACAGATATAAATGGCATACTTCGAACTGATACGTTGAGTAGTGAGGATGAACAG GAAACTTCAAGCGATGCTTGTAGCACAGCAGCCTCCAGGGTGACATCTGCTCCGGTCAGTCCCACTACTCCAGAACTGCAAGCAACCAATGATAGGCCACAGCATGCCAACCCGATGGTTTCCCATGACACATTGCTAAATGATGAAGAG CTGTCCATGTCTGATGAGGATGGTTCAGAGCAACATGATCCTGGAGAGCTGCCTTCAGAAGATGACATG CAAATGCCTAACAGTCCCACGGGGCCGAGTCATGGTGGCAAGTCGCAGTTTGGAGAGTTATTTACTGATGTTATCACTGAAAGAGTGGTTTTGTCCAGAGGTGACATTCTCCTCATGGTGCTGAAGCACGCTGTGAAAAATAATTTGTCATTCACTGGGCTGACCAGCATGTTGGACCTTATTAACAGAATTTTCGAACATCCAATATTGCCTGATTCACGGTACCAGCTCTCCAAACTTTTGAGCAAAACTGGCACAACCATGACATATTATTGTTTTTGCCCCAAATGCTTCACACATATAGAAAATGCTGAAACAAATGCCTCTTTTCAGTGCATACAGTGTGGGCACAGAACGAGTGTTTCCAGTCTATCTGATATGCCTTTTTTTGTGACTCTTGATGTGGAATCACAGTTGCAAAGATTGTTGAAAGACTGTGCACTCCTTGACCTAACAAAGCCACTTCACCATGATGGCTCACTGGGTGATCTATGTGATGGTGAAATGTACCACAAATTCGCAGCTTCAACACAGCAGTGTGGGCCCAGAATCACCTTCACCCTAAATGCCGATGGCACACCGCTGTTCAAATCAAGTGGCACGTCCATTTGGCCTATTCAGTTAATTGTTAATGAGATCCCAGCTGAACAGAGAATGTCAAAACTCGTCCTTGCGGCATTGTGGTTTTGGAAGGAGAAACCAAATATGGAGCTTTTTCAGAACACATTTGTAAAGGAAATGAGCCACCTCAGTGAAAATGGCTTTGTGTTGGAGCGGAAGGGTCAACTGCAGACATACAAAGCTTATTGCATTTGTTGTGCAGTTGACTCTGTTGCCAGGGCACCTATGCAAGGTGTCACACAATTTAATGGTTATTTCGGATGTAACTGGTGTCTGCAGAAAGGTGAACGAGCTGGTGGTTCTACTAAGTACCCTGTTCAACCATTGAACCCCACTGAGCGCACTGAAAGCCAGATGGTCGAAGATATGATGACTGCAGTTAGGGAAGGTGTGACTGTTAATGGTGTTAAAACAGCATCTCCGTTGATCGGCCTGCCCTATTTTAATATCGTATCAGGCTTTGTCCCTGACTACATGCACTGTATTTTACTCGGTGTAGCACGGCAGTTTTTAGACTTGTGGTTTGAGTCATCAGGTTATGCCTACTCCCTCAGTCGCAAGCAAAACATGGTCGATGAGAGGCTTTTGGCTATCAGGCCACCGAGAGACGTGAAAAGATTGCCGCGAGCAACAAAAGAGCGGAGATGGTGGAAAGCTAAAGAGCTGGAGAATTGGATACTATATTACAGCATCCCAGTGCTCCATGGTATTCTGGAGAGAAGATACCTTGAGCATTGGGCATGCTTGGTGGAAGCTTTACATATTATGCTGCAGCGCAGTATCGAAACTGCTGAAGTTAACAGAGCAGAGAAACTCTTGTTAGAGTTTCATGTGCGCTCAGAAATGCTTTTTGGAAAAGCTTTCATGACATATAACATGCACCAGCTGACACATATTGTCAAGAGTATCCACGACTGGGGACCCCTGTGGGCACATTCCGCATTTCCATTTGAATCGGGAAATGGGAGCCTCAAAGAGGCCATCAAAGCTGCAAATGGAATTCCACACCAGCTGTGTAGAGTTCTGCAGATTGAAAACACTGTAATGGAGCTGCAGGATCTGACTGCCAGCCCTAGCGTGGTGCTGTATTGCAATTCTTTTGATGCCAAGGTCACTCACAAAAGCAAAAGCAGCAGTGATGGCACCCGTTTTTTTGGAAGTGGTTCTTGTATTCCACCAGCCTGTTCATCACCTGAGCAAGAAATTCTGCCACCCTCTGTAAAGTACAGAAGAATGATGGTAAACGGTTCAATCCTGACAGACTGCTTGTACGCGTCAAAGAAAAAGACTAATACTTCAGTTGTTCAACTCTTGGATGGATCATTTGCCATTATTGAAAAGATCATTTCAAGTGGTGATAACACATGCATATGTGTCTGGAAACTTCGGTGCCGACCAGTAAAGTATGACTTGGTGACCGTTAACCATGTGCACAAAGTGTTATTCAAACAGTCTCCTACAGTAATTATTCAGCCTCTAGAAATAAGAAGTGTTAGTGTATTAATCAATGTGGAAAATGTTTCATATGTATGTGCACCTCCCAGCACTCTTTCTCTGTAG